The segment GTGGCGGTCCTGATCGCGCGTCGGCCGGCCGACCGCCGCGCCTGGCTGGTCGGGCTGGGCGTCGCGGGCAATCTGCTGATCCTGGGCTTCTTCAAATACTACGGCTTCTTCGTCGAACAGGCGGGCGACCTTCTGATCCGGTTCGGGTGGGAGCGGGATCTGCCGTTGTTGCAGGTCGTGCTGCCGGTCGGGATCTCCTTCTTCACCTTCCAGGGCATTTCCTATGTCGTGGACGTTCATCGCGGAAAGACGCCGCTGGCGAAGTCGCTGCTCGACGTCATGCTGCTGATGAGCTTCTTTCCGCACCTGGTCGCGGGTCCGATCGTGCGGGCGTCGGACCTCTTGCCCCAGTTCGAGCGCGTGCCCCGGCTGACGCGCGAAATGGCCACGCTCGGGTTGCTGCTGATCGTCTGGGGTCTGTTCAAGAAGACGGTGATCGCGTCCGAGCTGTCGATCCGGCTGGTCGATCCGGTGTTCTTCGACCCGGCCGCCTATGGGACGCTGGACCTGATGGCAGCGGTCTATGGCTATGCGGTCCAGATCTACTGCGACTTCTCGGCCTATTCGGACATGGCGATCGGGCTTGCGGCCCTGCTCGGCTATTCCTTCCCGAGGAATTTCGACCAGCCGTACCGGGCCAGTTCCATGCAGGAGTTCTGGCGGCGCTGGCACATCAGCCTGTCCAGCTGGCTGAGGGACTACCTCTATGTGCCGCTGGGGGGCGGCAAGAAGGGGCTGGTGCGATCCTGCCTGAACGTCTTCATCACCATGCTGCTGGGCGGGCTGTGGCACGGGGCGGCCTGGACCTTCGTCGCCTGGGGCGCCCTGCACGGCGGGGTCCAGGTGGTCGAGCGGCTCGGCCGGTCCATCCTTGGGCCGGGCAGGGGGCCGCCCGCCTGGCTGGGCGTGCTGATCACCTTCCACATCGTGTGCCTGGGCTGGATCCTGTTCAGGGCCGAGAGCTTCCCCATGGCGATGGAGGTGCTCGCAGGCCTCGGTCGTTGGTCTGCATCGACGATGGTCACGCCCTTCCTGCTGGTGTTGATCGTCGGCGGGCTGGCCATGCACTGGCTGCCCCCGCGCGCGGTGGAGGGTGTGGCGACCTGGCTGAAGCCCGCGCCGTCCCTGACCATGGGGCTGCTGCTTGGCGCCGCCATCCTGATGGTCGAGGCCGTGCGTCCGGACGGCGTGGCCCCCTTCATCTATTTCCAGTTCTGAGGGAGGTGAGCCGATGACCGACTATCCCCATGAGCCCGAGATACCGCTGGGTCCGTTTCCTGTGCCCAATACGGTGTCGCCTTTTCCTCCTTTGGACGGTGAGCGCACCGAACCCTATCTGGATAGCGCCGCGGCCGACCCGGCGAGCGACTGGATCGAAACCGCCGATCCTCACGATCTGCCGACGGCAGAGCCGGCCGTCATGGCGGCGTTGACCCCGCTGATCGCGCTGGGCCGGTTCGCCTTTCCGCCCGGTCCGCCGCCCGAAGACGAAGACGTGGCCGCCCGCGACCGGCGCTGGGCCAGCCGCACGATCGTCATTGCGGGTGCCTTTCTGCTGATCTTCAACGCCGTGTCGATCCAGAACTGGTCGCGCCAGCAGGCGCCGGGATGGGTCACGACGACGGTGCGCCGCCTGGCCGATGTCTGGGTCGAGCAGACCTCGCAACTGGGAGCCGACCAGCCACGGCAAGCGCTGAGAGACGGCTATGAGGCGGGGCGTGACGCGGACTGGCCTCTGAACGAGACGCGATGATCGACGGCGGACACAGCGTCAGGCGGGGGGTATCTGAACCGGATTCAGCGGCCGGTGCGCCACCTGTTCAGACAAGCCTTGATCTGTGGAACAGGTCCCGGAGGGAACGATGGTGGGTGATGCAGGGTTCGAACCTGCGACCCGCTGATTAAGAGTCAGCTGCTCTACCAACTGAGCTAATCACCCGTACCATTTCGCCGTGGCAAACGATGGCATCGCTGCGTTACCTTTGCGTGTATCGTCGTTGGACGCCGCAGGCGAACGGGCGGGATAGAGAGAATGGCTCGCAGATGCAAGGGCCTTTGCGCCGGTTCCGCATCCTGTCGCAAGCCGCTAGCATCCGAAGCGGAATCGCCCGGATCGGGCGTGGGGAGGATCGGGCATGGCGTTCTGGAACCGGCGAAAGTCCATCGATGCAATGCATCAGGCCTCCGATGGGCCGCGCCTGAGGGCGACGCTGAGCTGGCCACACCTGCTGGCGCTGGGCGTCGGCGCGATCGTCGGCACCGGCATCCTGACCCTGATCGGGGTGGGGGCCGGACTGGCAGGACCGGCGGTGATGATCAGCTTTGCCCTGGCGGGTCTGGTCTGCGCCTGCGCGGCCCTGGCCTATGCCGAGCTGTCGACCATGATGCCGCAGGCCGGCAGCGCCTATGCCTATTCCTATGCGGTGCTGGGCGAGGTGATCGCCTGGGTCGTGGGCTGGTCGCTGATCCTGGAGTATTCGCTGGTCGTCTCGGCCGTGGCGGTAGGCTGGTCCGGCTATGCGGTCGGGTTCCTGACCGGGCTGGGGATCGATCTGCCGACGGCGCTGACGGTCGGGCCACACGTCCCGGGCGGGCTGGTCAATCTGCCGGCCGTGGCGATCATCGCGGTGGTGACAGGGCTGCTGTTGCTGGGCACGCGCGAGAGCGCGACGCTGAACGCGGTTCTGGTGGTCATCAAGGTCGCGGCCCTGATCGGGTTCGTGGCCATCGCCCTTCCGGCCTTCGACGCAGCCAACTTCACCCCCTTCATGCCCAATGGCTTCGGCGCGCCCTTCGTCCAGACCGGGGTCATGGCGGCGGCGGCCATCATCTTCTTCGCCTTCTACGGCTTCGACGCCATCTCGACGGCGGCGGAGGAGACGAAAAAGCCCGAGCGGGATCTGGCCATCGGTATCGTGGGATCGATGGTGATCTGCACGGCGCTTTATCTGCTGGTAGCGGCTGCGGCGATCGGCGCACGGCCGGTCGCCAGCTTCGCCGCCAGCCCCGAACCCCTGGCGCTGATCCTGCGCGAGATGGGCCAGGGAGCCGCGGCCCAGTGGCTCGCCGCCTCGGCGGTCATCGCCCTGCCGACGGTTCTGCTCGCCTTCCTGTTCGGACAGAGCCGGATCTTCCTCGGCATGGCGCGGGACGGGCTGCTGCCGACCTCGCTGGCGAAGATCTCGAGCCGGGGCGTGCCGGCGGTGGTGACGGTGTTCACCGCCATCGTGGTGGCGGCCCTGGCCGGCGTCATGCGGCTGGACGAGCTGGCATCGCTGGCCAATGCGGGAACGCTGGCGGCCTTCGCGGCGGTGGGCGTGTGCCTGATCGTGCTGCGGCTGCGCGATCCGAACCGACCCCGGACCTTCCGGGCACCCCTGTGGTGGCTGGTCGGGGCCATCACAATCATCGGCTGCGTGGTCTTCTTCTTCAGCCTGCAGGCGCGGACGCAGCTGTACTTCCTGTACTGGAACGCCTTCGGGCTGGTGATCTATCTCCTGTGGTCGTCGCGGAACGCGCGTCTGGCCAAGAATCCGGAACAGGCCGCCTGATGTCGCGGCGCGACCTGACCGGGGCGGTCGATTTTTCGGTGCTGGACCGGACGACGGGCGGCGACGACGAAGTGGCCGAAGAGGTCCTCGGCCTGTTCGTCCAGCAGGCCGGGATGTGGGCACCGATGCTGGACGCCCGTCAGGAGGGCTGGAAGGACGCTGTGCACACCATCCGGGGTGCGGCGGCGGGGATCGGGGCCGGTGCGCTGGCGGGGGTCTGCGCGGAAGCCGAGGCGGCGGAAAGGGACGTCGTCCCGACGAAGCTGGAGCACGTGCGTGATGCGCTGAACGCGGCCCTCGCCGACGTCGCGGCCTGGCGGCACGAACTGAGGCTGAGGTCCCTGAAGCCGTGATCTCCGCAAGGGGTGACCTGGGTCAGGGTGGCTCACGCGGCGTGGTTCAGGGTCACTCTGTCGAACAGACCCCGACGGCAAGACCGGCAGGCCCGGATCAGCTCCGGGTCCGGTCATAGACTCCGAACTCGTGCGCGATGCAGCGGTCGATCAGCAGGCGCCAGACGGGTTCGGCGATGTCGCGCGACAGATGACAGGCGTCGGCGGCGGCCAGCACCTTTGACACCACATCCTCGATCCGGGCGTCGTCATGGACGGCATCGCGGTCCGGCTTGATGCGGGCGGCGGCGTCCATATAGCGCTGGCGCTCGGCCAGCAGGGCGACCAGGGCGCGGTCCAGGGCATCGACACCCTGGCGGACCTCGGCCATCGACTGGCAATCGTTCGGGTCCATACGCGGATCGACCGCGACCACAGCCGGCTTGTGCATCATGTCTCCGCTCATCCCCGCGACCGCGGGGATCCAGTCCTGTTGTGAGGCACGGCGGCGGGGATCAGCAGCGGTGCGAAATCGGTTTCGTTCATCGCCCAAAGCCCTGGGTCCCCGCGTTCGCGGGGATGAGCGGGAGAAAAACACTCAGCCAACGAACGCGCGCTCCAGGACATAGTCGCCGGGCTCGGCGTTCGAGCCTTCCTTCAGACCGAAGGTTTCCAGCAGTTCGGCGGTTTCCTTGATCATGGCCATGGAGCCGCACAGCATCACGCGGTCTCGTTCCGGCGAGAACCCTGCGGGCAGGCCCAGATCGGCGAAGACCGCGCCGGACGCGATGCGGTCCGTGATGCGGCCGGGCGTCTCGAAAGCCTCGCGGGTCACGGTCGGATAATAGGTCAGTTGAGCCGCCGCCGCCTCGCCGATCAGGGGATCGTCGTGGATCCCGGAGGTGAAGAAGTCGCGGTAGGCGAGGTCGGCGACGTTGCGCACCGTATGGCAGACGATGACGCGGCCGAAGCGGGCATAGGTGTCGGGATCCCGCGCGACGCTGAGCCAGGGGGCCAGGCCGGTACCCGTGCCGATCAGCCACAGGGTCTGGCCACCGGTCAGGGCATCCAGCACCAGGGTGCCTGTGGGCTTCCTGCCCATCAGGACGGTGTCGCCCGGTTCGATCCTGACCAGACGCGAGGTCAGGGGGCCGTCGGGCACAGCGATGGAGAGGAACTCCAGCGCCTCGTCCCAGCAAGGGCTGGCGATCGAATAGGCGCGCAGGATCGGCTTGCCGCCGTCCTCGCCCGGCAGGCCGATCATCACGAACTCGCCGGAGCGGAAGCGGAAGTCCTCGGGCCGGGCGACGCGGAAGCTGAACAGACCCTCGGTCCAGCGCCGGACGGACAGAACCTCCAACTCATGGAAGGCCGAAGGTTTCGGCGGCGGCGGGGCGAGGGCGGCGTCGGTCATCGGGGTTTGTCTTAGGCGGGGATAGCGTATCGGGAAAGACGGCGCGACATCTTCCCTCTCCCGGAGGGAGAGGGCTTGAGCGCCCGGGAGCCGTCAGGCGATCGGACTTCGCGCGAAAGGGTGAGGGTTTACGGTGCGAACCGGTGAGGGCAACACCCCTCACCCTTTCGGCCAAGGCGCATCGCTGCGCTCTGCGAGCCTCAAGCCCTCTCCCTCCGGGAGAGGGAAGACGTGGGTGCGGAGAGGGGAGTGACGGCGACAAAATCATTCTCTACCGTCCGCCCATGCGCACAGTCCTTCTCGTCTCCGCCCTCGCCCTGACCGCCGGATCGGCGCTCGCTCAAGCGCCGGATCCCGCCGTGCTGACGCCGGAGCGGGTGTTCGCCAACCCCGGCCTGAACGGGCCGGTGGCGCAGGGGGTCAGCCTGTCGCCCGACGGGGAACTGGTGGCGTTTCTGAGGGCGCGGCCGGACGATGTGTCGGTGCTGGACCTGTGGGCCGCGCCGACGGGGCCGGGCGAGCCGTTCAAGCTGATCGACGCGCGCGCCCTGGTGCCCGATGCGGGCGAACTGTCAGAGGCCGAGAAGGCCCGGCGCGAGCGGATGCGGATCTCGCAGCGCGGCGTGGTCGAATATTCCTGGGACGAGCAGGGGCGCTATATCCTGGCCCCGCTGGAGGGCGACATCTTCCTGGCCAGCCGCGAGGGCGGGCAGGTGCGCCGTCTGACCGAGACGCCGGCCGACGAGATCGACGCCAGGGTGTCGCCCAAGGGGACCTATGTCTCCTATGTGCGCGACCAGGACCTGGTGGTGCTGAACCTGGCCACCGGCGGCGAGACCGAGGTGACGACGGATGGCGAGGGTCTGATCACCTGGGCCACGGCCGAGTTCATCGCCCAGGAGGAGATGGACCGCGACACCGGCTACTGGTGGAGCCCGGACGAACGGTTCATCGCGCTGCAGCGCACCGATGAGTCGACGGTGGACATCGTGCCCCGGCTGGATATCTCCGGGGGCGGGGCCAGCGTGGTCGAGCAGCGCTATCCCCGCGCCGGCCGACCCAATGCGGTGGTCGACCTGTATGTTCAGGACGTGACGGCCAACCGGCGCGTCAAGGTCGACCTTGGCGACAACACCGACATCTATCTGGCGCGGGTAAACTGGTCGCAGGACGGCAGGACCCTGTACGTCCAGCGTCAGAGCCGGGACCAGAAGACCCTGGACCTGCTGGGTGTCGACCCGGCAACCGGAGCGTCGCGGGTGATCGCGACCCAGACCTCTGACGCCTGGGTCGAGCTGACCGACGACTTCAAGCCGTTGAAAGACGGGGGCTTCATCTGGTCGGACGAGAGCACCGGCTGGCGGCACCTGTATCTGTACGACGCCTCGGGCCGCAAGGTGCGCGCCCTGACCGCGGGCGACTGGCCGGTCCAGACGCTGGACGGGGTCAATGAGGAGACCGGCCAGGTCTTTTTCTCCGCCTCGATGCGCGACGGGGTCGAGGCCCCGCTGGAGCGACGGCTGTTCAGTGTCGCGCTGGCGGGCGGCGCGCCGGTCGCGGTCACCGAGACGAGCGGCGCGTTCAATCTGAACGACACGGCCACAGCCTATGTGACCACCTATTCCGACGTCGATACGCCACCGCAGACGGCGCTTTACCGGGCCGACGGGACCTTCGTGCGCTGGATCGAGGAAAACAGGCTGGATGAGGATCATCCCTTCTGGCCGTACCGCGAGCGGCGGATGGACCCGGAGTTCGGGACGCTGGAGAGCCACGGCGAGACGCTGCAGTGGATGATGACCAAGCCCTATGGCTTTGACCCGACCAGGACCTATCCGGTCATCATGCAGGTGTATGGCGGACCGTCGGGCGGCGGGGTGCGGGCGAGTTGGCAGCCGGCGACGACCCAGCTGCTGACCGAGGCGGGCTATATCGTGTTCCGCCTCGACAACCGGGGCGAGGGCTATCGTTCGGCGGCGTTCAAACAGGCTCTGCACCTGAGGATGGGCCAGCCGGAGATCGAGGATCAGGTTCTGGCCGCCAACTATCTGAGAACGCTGCCCTATGTGGATGACGCCCGCATCGCGATGATGGGCTGGTCCTATGGCGGGTTCATGAGCCTGATGGCGCTGACCGAGCCGAAGATGGGCCTGACCTCGGCCATCGTGGGAGCCCCGCCGACCGAGTGGAGCCTGTACGACACCCACTATACCGAGCGGTTCATGTCGACGCCGGAGGCCAATGCCGAAGGCTATGCGGCGTCGGACGCCATTCCCCGGCTGGACAATCTGACGGGCCGGATGCTGCTGCTTCACGGGATGGCGGACGACAATGTGATCCTGGAGAACTCGACCCGGGTGATCGACGCGTTGCAGGCAAAAAGCGTCCCGTTCGAGCTGATGCTGTATCCGGGCCAGCGTCACGGGGTGCGCGGCAACGAGCGCCAGCTTCAGCAGTGGCGGACCTATCTCGACTTCCTCGACCGGACCATCGGGTCGCGGGCGGTTCCCTAACCTCTCTTCCGCTCATCCCCGCGAAAGCGGGGACCCAGTTCTTTCGCTCAAGCAGGGTGGCCCGGATCAATGACCAACCGAACCGGATGGCAGTCATCGCCCAAAGGACTGGGTCCCCGCTTTCGCGGGGATGAGCGGAGGTGGGGAGCGATAGCGGGGCTGCTGGCCGCCCTGATCGTGGCGGGATGCGCCACGCCGAGGACAACGGTTGTTAGCGCTTCGGATGCCCGACCCATTGCGCCAATCGACTTCGTCACGGTTGCCCAGGTTGCAGACCGGACGGCATTCTTTGATGCGGACGGAACGATCTCGTTCATTGACGATCGGGACGCAGGGCGAACGCGAAGGTCTTCCATCCCGCTGAACGCCGTGATCGCGCTCGCTGACCCCGACGACTATCCTGAACCGAGCGAAATGCGGGGAATGCTGCGGACCCTGCCGATCCTGCTGAAGGACAACATCGAAACGCGCGACATGCCGACCACGGCCGGGTCGTTGGCGCTGCTCGACAACGCCCCCGGTCGCGACGCGCCTCTGGTCGCCCGCCTGCGCGAGGCCGGTGCCATCATCGTCGGCAAGACCAATCTGTCGGAATGGGCCAACATTCGCTCGTCGGCTTCCGTGTCCGGCTGGAGCGCGGTGGGGGGACAGACGCGCAATCCGCATGCGCTGGACCGCAACACCTGCGGCTCGTCCTCGGGCAGTGGCGCGGCGGTGGCGGCGGGGCTGGCGCCGGCGGCCATCGGGACCGAGACGGACGGGTCGATCGTCTGTCCGGCGGCCATCAACGGCATCGTCGGCTTCAAGCCCACGGTGGGGATGGTCAGCCGCACCCATATCGTGCCGATCAGCCATTCGCAGGACACGGCCGGGCCGATGACCCGCACGGTCGAGGATGCGGCCATCGTGCTGTCGGTCATCGCCGGCACCGACCCGACCGACCCCGCGACGGCGGAGGCCGATGCGAGGAAGGTCGACTTCAGGGTGGCGCTGGACGCCGGATCGCTGAGGGGCACGCGGATCGGGGTGGCGCGGTTCCTGACGGGCTATTCCGCCGGGACGGACCGGGTGTTCGAACAGAACCTGCAGGCCCTGCGCGATGCGGGGGCGGTGCTGGTCGACATTACCGAGGGCCCCGACATGGAGGCCATCGGGGAGGCCGAGGGCACCGTGCTGCATTACGAGCTGAAAGCCGACCTGAACGCCTATCTGGCCTCGACCGATCCGACGCAGGTGAAGACCCGGACCCTGGCCGACGTGATCGCTTTCAACGACGCCACGCCGCGCGAAATGGGCCTGTTCGGACAGGAGACCTTCATCGCGGCCGAGGCCACGACCGGGCTGGACACGCCGGAATACCTCGCGGCGCGCGAGACCTCGCTGAGGCTGGCAGGGGTCGAAGGTATCGACAAGATGTTGAGCGAGAACAATGTCGTGGCGCTGGTGGCTCCGACGACGGGTCCGGCCTGGTCGATCGATGCGGTCAACGGCGACCACTATCTGGGGGCGGCGTCCACCCTGCCGGCGGTGGCGGGCTATCCGCATCTGACGGTGCCGATGGGCTTCGTTCAGGGGCTGCCGGTCGGGATCAGCTTCATCGGCACGAAGTGGGACGACGCGCGGATCCTGTCGCTGGGATACGCCTATGAACAGGCGACCCGGGCGATCCGGCCGCCGACGTTTGCGCGCTCGGCCGACGACCTGCCGGACCTGGCCCCGCTACTGGCGCCGCACGGGCGCTAGGTCGGCGCGCCGAACCAGGAACCACCGCCAGGCGGTGCAGTCAGGACGCCATGGAAAGATTGTTCATTCGTTTCGCCACCCTGACCGCCAAGGTCGCGGGCAAGCCCTGGACCTTCATCGGTTGCCTGATGATCGTCCTGTTCTGGGCCGTGACCGGGCCCTTGTTCAAGTTCAGCGAGACCTGGCAGCTGGTCATCAACACCGGCACGACCATCATCACCTTTCTGATGGTGTTCCTGATCCAGAACACCCAGAACCGCGACGGGGCGGCGATGCAGGCCAAGCTGGACGAGCTGGTCTATGCGGTGAAGAAGGCCGATGCGCGGTTCATCGGCATCGAGCACCTGACCGAACGCGAGCTGGACAAGATCCTGGAGGAGGTCGAGCATCGGGCCCAGGAAGTCCACGCCGGCGAGCCCGCGCGGGCCATCAGGGGCAAGCCCGCCGTCCGGGCCGAGGATGTGGAGGCAGCCCAGCCGCCAGCCGCGACCCCGGCCGAACGCAAGCCCGCCGCCCGCGCGCGTCCGAAGGCCTCGAGGTGAGCGGCTGGATCGCCACATGAAGTGGCGGTTCCGGGACGGGGATCCCGAAGAGATGGGAAGCTAGCCCGCCAGGCTGTTCAGCCAGTCTTCGAGGTTCGTGTAGCCGTCGCCGTCGCTGTCGGCGGCGCCGTCGGCAACGCGCGGATCGTGACCGTGAGCGGCCTCCCAGTCGTCGGGCATGCCGTCGCCGTCGGTGTCCGTCCAGGGTGTGCCGGGGGCGAGGTCGGGCCAGCCGCCGACGTCGGTCTGGCTGTTGATGATGCGACCGGTGCCCTCTGTGACTCCGGCCACGACGCGGACGTCCACCGCATCCCGGACACGGGACGCTCCGGCGCGGGCGAGGACGGAGGTCCAGGCCTGTTCGGCGGTTTCGGTGGCGGGGGTGGCCCAGTCGGGCAGGGCGGTCAGACGGTAGCCGGGCGTGTCGTCGCCGGTCACGGGGTCCCATGGATCGCCGGGTACGACGCCGTCGACGCTGTTGGCATCGAACCAGGCGTGGGCGGCGGTGCTCTCTTCCTCGAAGATGATCGCGCCGGTCGAGTCCGGTCCCCGGCGATAGGCATTGGCGACGAAGACATAGGTCGAGACGGTCGCGGGATCCGTGTCGGAGTTGTAGCCGGCGTGCCCCTGGCCCCAGTTGTAGAAGATGTTGTTGGTGAACTCGAACCGCGGGCCGACGGGATCGACGTCGGGCGTCAGATAGTTGCCGGGGCGGGGCATGCGCGCCCGGTGGCTGGCCCACAGATTGTGGTGGAAGGTGAAGTGCGCCCCGCGATTGCCGCGCACGAGAGAGCCATAGCCGTGGTCCCCCTTGGAATGGGTCGACAGGTTCAGGCTCTCGGCGATGATCGACCACTGGACGGTCACGGCGTCGATGACCCGGTCCCGGCTGCCGATCGACAGGGTCTCGTCCACCGACCAGGAGGCGGAGACGTGGTCGAGGATGATGCGGCTGCCCCGGTCGATGGTGACGGCGTCGGTCTCGACCCGGTCGGCGTCACCGAGGCGGGAGCGGATATAGCGGACCACCACATCGTCGGCCGAGATCAGCAGCGGCTGGCCGCGCAGGGTGATGCCGCCGCCGGGCGCAGTCTGGCCCGCGAGGGTGATGCGCGGCTCGCGGATGCGCAGGGGTGTCAGCAGGTGAATGGTTCCGCCGATGTCGAAGACGACGGTGCGCGGCCCTTCGGTCTCCACGGCGGCACGCAGGCTGCCCGGGCCGGAATCGTTCAGATTGGTGACGCGGACGACCGCGCCGCCGCGCCCGCCCATCGAGATGCGGCCGGCCCCCGCAGCCCCGGGAAAGGCGACGACGGCTTCGGTTGCCGGTGTCGGCCGGGGACCGGCATGCGCGCAGGCCGCGATCGCCATGAGGGCCGCCACACCCGTGCCCGTGGACAGGATACGACTGGTGACGGTGTGCGTCATCGGGATAGGCTCGCGTTCTGATACCGGTGTCAGAGCCTGTTTCGCGCGGCGATGATACCGGTGTCAATCGGCCCGGACCCCGGCGACACCGGGGGATCTGCTCGCAGACCCGGTCCGGACACGAGCCTTCGCGCGCCAGTGCCTGGTATGAGGACGGCTTCGCAATTCGACCGGATCGGCTAAAGCTGTCGATGTTTCGCGGTTCTGCCGCCAGTGGAGTGACAGACGTGGTCCAGGTTCCCGGTGCCGCCAGACGAGCCGCCGCCTTTCGACGGATGCGGGATGCCCGCTCCAGCGAGGTGGCGGAGGATTACGTCGAACTGGTCGGTGACCTGATCGCGGAACACGGCTCGGCGCGGCTGACCGATCTGGCCGACTGTCTCGGCGTGGCCCCGGCGACGGCGGCCAAGGCGCTGCAGCGGCTCCAGCGGGATGGGCTGGTGGAGACCAGGCCCTATCGTGCCATCACCCTGACCGAGGCCGGAGAGACGATGGCGGCGGCGTCGCGCGAGCGGCACCGGATCGTGCACGAATTCCTGACGGCCCTGGGCGTCAGCGGGGAGACGGCCGAGGCCGATGCCGAGGGCATCGAGCACCATGTCAGCCCCGAGACCCTGACCCTGTTCGAGAAGATGACCGAGCGGCTACGCAGCGGCAGTTGAATTCCTTGCACCTCGAAGGCCCGGCGGGCTTGCGGGGATTTCGCCCAGGCTGAATCCTTTGGTGTCGAGACCCTCCGCGCCGTCCGCGACCGATTG is part of the Brevundimonas sp. AJA228-03 genome and harbors:
- a CDS encoding MBOAT family protein, producing MLFPTLAFGVFFLFVYFTAWSLDRENGRRKLFLLLASWFFYAQWDWRFVGLLIGSAILNWGVAVLIARRPADRRAWLVGLGVAGNLLILGFFKYYGFFVEQAGDLLIRFGWERDLPLLQVVLPVGISFFTFQGISYVVDVHRGKTPLAKSLLDVMLLMSFFPHLVAGPIVRASDLLPQFERVPRLTREMATLGLLLIVWGLFKKTVIASELSIRLVDPVFFDPAAYGTLDLMAAVYGYAVQIYCDFSAYSDMAIGLAALLGYSFPRNFDQPYRASSMQEFWRRWHISLSSWLRDYLYVPLGGGKKGLVRSCLNVFITMLLGGLWHGAAWTFVAWGALHGGVQVVERLGRSILGPGRGPPAWLGVLITFHIVCLGWILFRAESFPMAMEVLAGLGRWSASTMVTPFLLVLIVGGLAMHWLPPRAVEGVATWLKPAPSLTMGLLLGAAILMVEAVRPDGVAPFIYFQF
- a CDS encoding amino acid permease; its protein translation is MAFWNRRKSIDAMHQASDGPRLRATLSWPHLLALGVGAIVGTGILTLIGVGAGLAGPAVMISFALAGLVCACAALAYAELSTMMPQAGSAYAYSYAVLGEVIAWVVGWSLILEYSLVVSAVAVGWSGYAVGFLTGLGIDLPTALTVGPHVPGGLVNLPAVAIIAVVTGLLLLGTRESATLNAVLVVIKVAALIGFVAIALPAFDAANFTPFMPNGFGAPFVQTGVMAAAAIIFFAFYGFDAISTAAEETKKPERDLAIGIVGSMVICTALYLLVAAAAIGARPVASFAASPEPLALILREMGQGAAAQWLAASAVIALPTVLLAFLFGQSRIFLGMARDGLLPTSLAKISSRGVPAVVTVFTAIVVAALAGVMRLDELASLANAGTLAAFAAVGVCLIVLRLRDPNRPRTFRAPLWWLVGAITIIGCVVFFFSLQARTQLYFLYWNAFGLVIYLLWSSRNARLAKNPEQAA
- a CDS encoding Hpt domain-containing protein; this translates as MSRRDLTGAVDFSVLDRTTGGDDEVAEEVLGLFVQQAGMWAPMLDARQEGWKDAVHTIRGAAAGIGAGALAGVCAEAEAAERDVVPTKLEHVRDALNAALADVAAWRHELRLRSLKP
- a CDS encoding chorismate mutase produces the protein MHKPAVVAVDPRMDPNDCQSMAEVRQGVDALDRALVALLAERQRYMDAAARIKPDRDAVHDDARIEDVVSKVLAAADACHLSRDIAEPVWRLLIDRCIAHEFGVYDRTRS
- a CDS encoding ferredoxin--NADP reductase; its protein translation is MTDAALAPPPPKPSAFHELEVLSVRRWTEGLFSFRVARPEDFRFRSGEFVMIGLPGEDGGKPILRAYSIASPCWDEALEFLSIAVPDGPLTSRLVRIEPGDTVLMGRKPTGTLVLDALTGGQTLWLIGTGTGLAPWLSVARDPDTYARFGRVIVCHTVRNVADLAYRDFFTSGIHDDPLIGEAAAAQLTYYPTVTREAFETPGRITDRIASGAVFADLGLPAGFSPERDRVMLCGSMAMIKETAELLETFGLKEGSNAEPGDYVLERAFVG
- a CDS encoding S9 family peptidase — translated: MRTVLLVSALALTAGSALAQAPDPAVLTPERVFANPGLNGPVAQGVSLSPDGELVAFLRARPDDVSVLDLWAAPTGPGEPFKLIDARALVPDAGELSEAEKARRERMRISQRGVVEYSWDEQGRYILAPLEGDIFLASREGGQVRRLTETPADEIDARVSPKGTYVSYVRDQDLVVLNLATGGETEVTTDGEGLITWATAEFIAQEEMDRDTGYWWSPDERFIALQRTDESTVDIVPRLDISGGGASVVEQRYPRAGRPNAVVDLYVQDVTANRRVKVDLGDNTDIYLARVNWSQDGRTLYVQRQSRDQKTLDLLGVDPATGASRVIATQTSDAWVELTDDFKPLKDGGFIWSDESTGWRHLYLYDASGRKVRALTAGDWPVQTLDGVNEETGQVFFSASMRDGVEAPLERRLFSVALAGGAPVAVTETSGAFNLNDTATAYVTTYSDVDTPPQTALYRADGTFVRWIEENRLDEDHPFWPYRERRMDPEFGTLESHGETLQWMMTKPYGFDPTRTYPVIMQVYGGPSGGGVRASWQPATTQLLTEAGYIVFRLDNRGEGYRSAAFKQALHLRMGQPEIEDQVLAANYLRTLPYVDDARIAMMGWSYGGFMSLMALTEPKMGLTSAIVGAPPTEWSLYDTHYTERFMSTPEANAEGYAASDAIPRLDNLTGRMLLLHGMADDNVILENSTRVIDALQAKSVPFELMLYPGQRHGVRGNERQLQQWRTYLDFLDRTIGSRAVP
- a CDS encoding amidase, which codes for MSFIDDRDAGRTRRSSIPLNAVIALADPDDYPEPSEMRGMLRTLPILLKDNIETRDMPTTAGSLALLDNAPGRDAPLVARLREAGAIIVGKTNLSEWANIRSSASVSGWSAVGGQTRNPHALDRNTCGSSSGSGAAVAAGLAPAAIGTETDGSIVCPAAINGIVGFKPTVGMVSRTHIVPISHSQDTAGPMTRTVEDAAIVLSVIAGTDPTDPATAEADARKVDFRVALDAGSLRGTRIGVARFLTGYSAGTDRVFEQNLQALRDAGAVLVDITEGPDMEAIGEAEGTVLHYELKADLNAYLASTDPTQVKTRTLADVIAFNDATPREMGLFGQETFIAAEATTGLDTPEYLAARETSLRLAGVEGIDKMLSENNVVALVAPTTGPAWSIDAVNGDHYLGAASTLPAVAGYPHLTVPMGFVQGLPVGISFIGTKWDDARILSLGYAYEQATRAIRPPTFARSADDLPDLAPLLAPHGR
- a CDS encoding low affinity iron permease family protein is translated as MERLFIRFATLTAKVAGKPWTFIGCLMIVLFWAVTGPLFKFSETWQLVINTGTTIITFLMVFLIQNTQNRDGAAMQAKLDELVYAVKKADARFIGIEHLTERELDKILEEVEHRAQEVHAGEPARAIRGKPAVRAEDVEAAQPPAATPAERKPAARARPKASR
- a CDS encoding pectate lyase codes for the protein MTHTVTSRILSTGTGVAALMAIAACAHAGPRPTPATEAVVAFPGAAGAGRISMGGRGGAVVRVTNLNDSGPGSLRAAVETEGPRTVVFDIGGTIHLLTPLRIREPRITLAGQTAPGGGITLRGQPLLISADDVVVRYIRSRLGDADRVETDAVTIDRGSRIILDHVSASWSVDETLSIGSRDRVIDAVTVQWSIIAESLNLSTHSKGDHGYGSLVRGNRGAHFTFHHNLWASHRARMPRPGNYLTPDVDPVGPRFEFTNNIFYNWGQGHAGYNSDTDPATVSTYVFVANAYRRGPDSTGAIIFEEESTAAHAWFDANSVDGVVPGDPWDPVTGDDTPGYRLTALPDWATPATETAEQAWTSVLARAGASRVRDAVDVRVVAGVTEGTGRIINSQTDVGGWPDLAPGTPWTDTDGDGMPDDWEAAHGHDPRVADGAADSDGDGYTNLEDWLNSLAG